In Kordia antarctica, the following proteins share a genomic window:
- a CDS encoding DUF368 domain-containing protein, producing MNRSLFDYLIITFKGLAMGAADVVPGVSGGTIAFISGIYEELITSINNVNLSLFKTLRKDGIKAAWTQLNGNFLLALMIGIGISILSLAKLIKTLLNTEPILLWAFFFGLVIASILFIGKQIESWNWKTILGFTLGAIVAYYITTLPGGEESVNSSWFIFVAGALAICAMILPGISGAFILVLLGAYEPVLNAIDERDFKTIAIFAVGAIIGLLSFSKILKWLFNNYKNLTLAILTGFILGSLNKIWPWKIITGTRVDSHGEEVNVYGKSILPNTFETVNNLDPKLLFAIVLMVIGFLTIFMMEKFATRKNKNHE from the coding sequence ATGAATAGAAGTCTATTCGATTATTTAATAATTACATTCAAAGGTTTAGCAATGGGCGCAGCCGATGTTGTGCCTGGCGTTTCTGGTGGAACAATCGCTTTTATTTCTGGAATTTATGAAGAATTGATCACTTCGATCAACAATGTAAATTTGAGTCTTTTCAAAACCTTACGAAAAGACGGAATTAAAGCTGCTTGGACACAACTCAACGGAAACTTTCTGCTTGCCTTAATGATCGGAATCGGAATCAGTATACTTTCGTTGGCAAAACTCATAAAAACCTTACTAAACACGGAACCTATATTATTATGGGCGTTTTTCTTCGGTTTGGTCATTGCAAGTATTCTATTCATCGGAAAACAAATAGAAAGCTGGAACTGGAAAACTATTCTAGGTTTTACGCTTGGCGCGATTGTAGCCTACTACATTACAACATTACCAGGTGGCGAAGAAAGTGTAAATTCGTCATGGTTTATATTCGTTGCTGGCGCATTGGCAATTTGCGCCATGATTCTTCCTGGAATTTCAGGTGCATTTATCTTAGTACTTTTAGGTGCATACGAACCAGTTTTGAATGCAATTGACGAGCGAGATTTTAAAACCATTGCCATTTTTGCAGTTGGAGCAATTATTGGTTTACTATCATTTTCAAAAATCTTAAAATGGTTATTCAACAACTATAAAAACCTGACATTAGCCATTTTAACAGGCTTCATATTAGGTTCTTTAAATAAGATTTGGCCTTGGAAAATAATCACCGGAACACGAGTTGATTCGCATGGAGAAGAAGTAAATGTGTACGGAAAAAGCATCTTACCAAATACGTTTGAAACTGTAAATAACTTAGATCCAAAACTTCTTTTCGCAATTGTGTTGATGGTTATCGGATTTCTGACTATTTTTATGATGGAAAAATTCGCAACGCGAAAAAATAAAAATCATGAATGA